In one Pseudomonas purpurea genomic region, the following are encoded:
- a CDS encoding FAD-dependent monooxygenase, giving the protein MNHCDVLIVGAGPTGLVLALWLSKFGVKVRIVDKTAAPGTTSRALAVQARTLELYRQLDLSQTVVQNGHKVPAVNLWVKGAPAARLSFEQIGKGLTPYSFLEIFPQDQHEQLLIERLEQFGVAVERTTELTLFYEHDNGITAHLRNAQGRDETCKASYLAGCDGARSIVRKTLRLDFPGGTYQQVFYVADVNASGPAINGELHADLDEADFLAVFPLAGEGHARLIGTVRDERTEHLESLQFEDVSRRAIDHLKVQVHQVNWFSTYRVHHRVAEHFRRGRVFVLGDAAHVHSPAGGQGMNTGIGDAINLAWKLAAVLAGKASDDLLDTYEAERIGFARRLVATTDRVFSFVTAEGQMADLLRTRLAPLLIPKIAALEPAREFLFRTVSQITLNYRGSALSAGNEGHVHGGDRLPWAQAPGVDNFDTLSSMNWQVQVYGDTSDEMRRWCAEQGLALHVFDWDPAFEAAGLARNGFYLLRPDTYVALADLSADPKVIERYFKDRRMTLDFS; this is encoded by the coding sequence ATGAACCACTGCGATGTGCTGATCGTGGGCGCCGGCCCGACCGGCCTGGTATTGGCGCTGTGGCTGAGCAAGTTTGGGGTCAAGGTGCGCATCGTCGACAAGACCGCCGCGCCCGGTACCACGTCCCGGGCGCTGGCCGTCCAGGCGCGAACCCTGGAGCTGTATCGGCAACTGGACCTCAGCCAGACGGTGGTGCAAAACGGCCACAAAGTGCCGGCAGTCAATCTGTGGGTCAAAGGTGCCCCGGCGGCGCGCCTGTCCTTCGAACAGATCGGCAAGGGCCTGACGCCCTACTCTTTCCTCGAAATATTCCCGCAGGACCAACATGAGCAACTGCTGATCGAGCGGCTTGAGCAGTTCGGCGTCGCCGTGGAGCGCACCACAGAATTAACGTTGTTCTACGAACATGACAACGGCATCACCGCCCACCTGCGCAACGCGCAAGGCCGGGACGAAACCTGCAAGGCCAGCTACCTCGCCGGTTGCGATGGCGCGCGTTCCATTGTGCGCAAAACCTTGAGGCTGGATTTCCCTGGAGGCACTTACCAACAAGTGTTCTATGTGGCCGATGTGAACGCCTCGGGCCCGGCGATCAACGGCGAACTGCACGCGGACCTTGATGAAGCAGACTTTCTCGCGGTGTTCCCGTTGGCCGGTGAAGGCCATGCCCGCCTGATCGGCACTGTGCGCGACGAACGCACCGAGCACCTGGAGTCGTTGCAGTTCGAGGACGTCAGCCGCCGCGCCATCGACCACCTCAAGGTGCAGGTCCATCAGGTGAACTGGTTTTCGACTTACCGGGTTCATCACCGCGTGGCGGAACATTTTCGGCGTGGTCGAGTATTTGTGCTCGGCGATGCGGCCCATGTCCACAGCCCTGCCGGTGGCCAAGGCATGAACACCGGAATCGGCGACGCGATCAACCTGGCCTGGAAACTGGCCGCCGTCCTGGCCGGCAAGGCCTCGGACGACTTGCTCGACACCTATGAAGCAGAACGCATCGGTTTCGCCCGACGGCTGGTGGCGACCACCGACCGGGTCTTCAGCTTCGTCACCGCCGAAGGCCAGATGGCCGATTTGCTGCGCACGCGTCTCGCGCCGTTGCTGATCCCGAAAATTGCCGCACTGGAACCGGCCCGCGAATTTCTCTTTCGCACCGTGTCGCAAATCACCTTGAACTACCGGGGATCAGCCCTGAGCGCGGGCAATGAGGGGCATGTCCATGGCGGAGACCGGCTGCCTTGGGCGCAAGCGCCTGGCGTGGACAACTTCGACACACTGTCGAGCATGAATTGGCAGGTGCAGGTGTACGGCGACACCAGCGACGAAATGCGCCGCTGGTGCGCCGAACAGGGTCTGGCCTTGCACGTGTTCGACTGGGACCCGGCCTTTGAAGCGGCCGGGCTGGCGCGCAACGGGTTCTACCTGCTCAGGCCCGACACTTACGTGGCGCTGGCGGACCTGTCGGCAGACCCGAAAGTCATCGAGCGCTACTTCAAGGATCGCCGGATGACACTGGACTTCAGTTGA
- a CDS encoding DUF1615 domain-containing protein, with protein sequence MRTHRMIMAFAALLALAGCGTQRGREAPEVNPAQVKAQIVRLLPAKTTDREGWANDIYTAFATQGLVANTRNLCAVLAVTEQESTFQADPSVPGLGKIARDEIDRRAARVYIPSVLVSGALQVRSSSGKSYSDRLKAARSEKELSAIFDDFIDRVPMGQTLFGGFNPVHTGGPMQVSIAFAEKHARGYPYPVDGTIRNEVFSRRGGMYFGIAHLLGYPVSYTQPLYRFADFNAGWYASRNAAFQNALSRASGRPLALDGDLIRYDSIMPGTTELAVRTLGQSLGMRNTTIRDQLALGNSLEFENSTLYQRVFELAEKKQGKALPRAVLPGIVLQSPKITRQLTTAWFAKRVDERYQRCLTRASGS encoded by the coding sequence ATGCGCACACATCGAATGATCATGGCGTTCGCGGCGCTGCTGGCGCTGGCCGGTTGCGGGACGCAGCGTGGCCGCGAGGCGCCCGAGGTTAACCCGGCACAGGTCAAGGCTCAGATTGTCCGGCTGTTGCCGGCCAAAACGACTGACCGCGAAGGCTGGGCGAACGACATCTACACCGCGTTTGCCACACAAGGGCTTGTCGCCAATACCCGGAACCTGTGTGCGGTGCTGGCGGTGACCGAACAGGAGTCGACGTTCCAGGCCGACCCATCCGTGCCGGGGCTGGGCAAGATCGCCCGCGATGAAATCGATCGGCGCGCTGCCAGGGTGTACATCCCCAGTGTGCTGGTGAGCGGCGCGTTGCAGGTGCGATCTTCCAGCGGTAAAAGCTACAGCGACCGACTGAAGGCGGCGCGCAGTGAGAAAGAACTCAGCGCCATCTTCGATGACTTCATCGACCGGGTGCCGATGGGCCAGACATTGTTCGGTGGTTTCAACCCGGTGCATACCGGCGGGCCGATGCAGGTCAGCATCGCCTTCGCCGAGAAGCACGCGCGCGGTTATCCCTATCCGGTGGACGGCACGATCCGGAACGAAGTGTTCAGCCGGCGCGGGGGGATGTATTTCGGTATCGCCCACCTGCTGGGGTATCCGGTGAGTTACACCCAGCCGCTGTACCGTTTTGCTGACTTCAACGCCGGTTGGTACGCCAGCCGCAATGCGGCGTTCCAGAATGCGCTCAGTCGTGCATCGGGCCGCCCCTTGGCGCTGGACGGCGACCTGATCCGCTACGACTCGATCATGCCCGGCACCACGGAGTTGGCGGTGCGTACGCTGGGGCAGTCACTGGGCATGCGCAATACGACCATTCGGGACCAGTTGGCGTTGGGCAATAGCCTTGAGTTCGAAAACAGCACGCTCTACCAGCGAGTGTTCGAACTGGCCGAAAAGAAACAGGGCAAAGCGCTGCCCCGTGCGGTCCTGCCGGGAATCGTGCTGCAAAGTCCGAAAATTACCCGTCAGCTCACCACAGCCTGGTTCGCCAAACGGGTCGATGAACGTTATCAGCGCTGCCTGACGCGGGCGTCAGGCAGCTGA
- a CDS encoding GNAT family N-acetyltransferase — protein MNLPLSSRPNVRVVELGSDDEVRLQRFFDESPGYFLTIHGEPATPDEARNELLHELPPGFTFSQKWTLGFEDCDGVLVAVAQLVSDLMEPAVWQLGLFMVAPGRHGTGDAQAFYQDLQDWTLANGAQWLRLAVVHGNVPAERFWQRQGFSEIRRRDSVEMGKRLNTLIMMIKPLNGSTPEHYIQHVERERPTAA, from the coding sequence ATGAACCTACCGTTATCTTCGCGCCCCAATGTTCGCGTTGTTGAACTGGGCAGCGACGACGAAGTACGCCTGCAGCGTTTCTTCGACGAAAGCCCCGGGTATTTCCTGACGATTCATGGAGAGCCCGCCACACCGGATGAGGCCCGCAACGAGTTGCTCCACGAACTGCCGCCCGGTTTTACCTTCAGTCAGAAGTGGACGCTGGGGTTTGAGGACTGCGATGGCGTGTTGGTGGCTGTTGCGCAACTGGTCAGCGACCTGATGGAGCCTGCTGTCTGGCAGCTCGGCCTGTTCATGGTGGCGCCCGGACGTCACGGGACCGGCGACGCTCAGGCGTTTTATCAGGATCTTCAGGACTGGACGCTGGCCAACGGTGCGCAGTGGCTGCGCCTGGCGGTGGTCCACGGCAACGTGCCCGCCGAACGCTTCTGGCAGCGCCAGGGCTTTTCGGAGATCCGGCGCCGCGACAGCGTCGAAATGGGCAAGCGCCTCAATACCCTGATCATGATGATCAAACCCCTCAACGGCAGCACACCCGAGCACTACATCCAACACGTGGAACGGGAACGGCCCACGGCTGCCTGA
- a CDS encoding DUF4349 domain-containing protein: MRQQDGNPTPLRASVLILLAGMALSACSPGNHPSSAVTVNGVKSTGGAQLAYEHELDLKLPQALIEPRLTATREACESARFGTCNVLRIEQRANRAEITVRIAPSGVEPLVSMAAEGGELGQRVTSAEDLADAVDDVRRRTERLKAQQQRLDTLATRTDISVGDLIALSKEQAGIENDLQALAQVAAGQQMRLDTNRVTLNFAPTGSSNRSSQLGRAFSNMLDNFTSGVVDALEKFSYAFPFIVLTFPLVMLWVWLWRKFIRRRA, encoded by the coding sequence ATGCGCCAACAGGATGGCAACCCCACACCACTACGCGCCAGCGTATTGATTCTGCTGGCCGGCATGGCCTTGAGCGCCTGCTCGCCCGGTAATCATCCTTCCTCTGCGGTGACCGTCAACGGTGTAAAAAGCACCGGCGGCGCACAACTGGCCTATGAACACGAACTGGACCTGAAACTGCCCCAGGCGTTGATCGAACCGCGCCTGACCGCCACTCGCGAAGCCTGCGAAAGTGCGCGGTTCGGTACGTGTAACGTGCTGCGCATCGAACAACGCGCGAACCGTGCCGAAATCACCGTGCGCATTGCCCCAAGTGGCGTTGAACCACTGGTGTCGATGGCCGCCGAAGGCGGTGAACTGGGCCAACGGGTGACCAGCGCCGAAGACCTGGCCGATGCCGTGGACGACGTGCGTCGGCGCACCGAACGCCTGAAGGCGCAGCAACAACGCCTCGACACACTGGCGACACGCACCGACATCAGCGTCGGTGACCTGATTGCCTTGAGCAAGGAGCAGGCCGGTATCGAAAACGACTTGCAGGCCCTGGCTCAGGTCGCGGCGGGCCAGCAGATGCGTCTGGACACCAACCGGGTGACCCTGAATTTCGCACCGACGGGCAGCAGCAACCGTTCCTCGCAACTGGGCAGGGCCTTCAGCAACATGCTGGATAACTTCACCTCAGGCGTGGTCGATGCCCTGGAAAAATTCAGCTACGCATTCCCGTTCATCGTCCTGACGTTCCCGCTGGTGATGCTGTGGGTCTGGCTGTGGCGCAAGTTCATCCGTCGGCGTGCCTGA
- a CDS encoding PqiC family protein yields the protein MALSLKIPVIGLLLLLGACRSDPIQYHTLTPVQPGGTARNDGVQIQIESVSVPPQVDRPQIVVRQGNSGLAILETQWWGASLGEELRSALVDQLASTSSGAKVLLRVDVQRFDTVPGQYALLDTQWRLRRSDNATSLTCRSTLQTPSGATLDDLVAAHQHNLKQLAALILQAATSHRSTCPST from the coding sequence ATGGCTTTGTCGCTGAAAATCCCCGTGATCGGTTTACTGTTGCTGCTGGGCGCTTGCCGCAGCGACCCGATTCAGTACCACACCCTGACCCCGGTACAACCGGGCGGCACGGCGCGCAACGACGGCGTCCAGATCCAGATTGAAAGCGTCAGCGTACCGCCGCAGGTCGACCGGCCGCAGATCGTGGTGCGCCAGGGCAACAGCGGCCTGGCCATCCTCGAAACCCAATGGTGGGGCGCCAGCCTCGGCGAAGAACTGCGCAGCGCGCTGGTCGATCAGTTGGCCAGCACCTCCTCCGGCGCAAAAGTCCTGTTGCGGGTGGACGTGCAGCGCTTCGACACGGTCCCCGGCCAGTACGCGCTGCTGGACACCCAATGGCGCCTGCGCCGCAGCGATAACGCCACCTCGCTGACCTGCCGCAGCACCCTGCAAACGCCGTCCGGGGCAACCCTTGACGATCTGGTCGCGGCCCATCAGCACAACCTCAAACAACTCGCGGCGCTGATCCTCCAGGCAGCCACCAGCCACCGCAGCACGTGCCCGTCCACCTGA
- a CDS encoding MlaD family protein, which yields MKSHATEGQPLPGQAAIKTRRWSISLVWVVPIVAVLVGVSLVVHNWLQQGPIITINFKTGQGLTANKTEVKYRNVVIGQVSDVELSGDQKSVNATIKLAKQAESFTRRDSKFWVVRPRIGAGGVSGIDTLLSGDFIGADAGQDDGRAKTFIGLEVPPAITYGEPGKRFTLHTQDLGSLDIGSPVYYRKIPVGQVVSYALDADGKGVNIEIFVHAPNDTFVTDNTRFWNASGIDFDVGANGVSVRTESLSALLLGGIAFRAPDYNPNDQSAVEDKAFDLFVDQQSALAPPNGKAQFLTLRFDQALRGLKVDAPVEFLGVEIGKVVAVNLDFDEQRRSFPVNVGIVIYPQRLGRAHTKMLKVLEHNPDDEQAIGRLMSTFVGNGLRAQARNGNLLTGQLYIALDFFPKAEKVAFDPTARPMSIPTLPASLEQLQEQFQAMVDKLNKLPIERIANNLDGNLTEMRKGLKQFNAQTLPGVQTTLQDVSKTLQSASSTLAEDSPQREQLTKTLDELGRMSRSLRELSDYLSRHPESLLRGRPKDASAQDLQPSARN from the coding sequence ATGAAGTCGCACGCCACTGAGGGGCAACCATTGCCCGGCCAGGCCGCCATCAAGACCCGTCGCTGGAGCATTTCGCTGGTGTGGGTGGTGCCGATCGTCGCGGTGCTGGTGGGGGTATCGCTGGTGGTGCACAACTGGCTGCAACAAGGCCCGATCATCACCATCAACTTCAAGACCGGCCAGGGCCTGACGGCCAACAAAACCGAGGTGAAATACCGCAACGTGGTGATCGGGCAAGTCTCCGACGTGGAGCTGAGCGGCGATCAGAAAAGCGTCAACGCCACGATAAAACTTGCCAAGCAGGCGGAATCCTTCACCCGCAGGGACTCTAAATTCTGGGTCGTGCGGCCGCGGATCGGCGCAGGTGGCGTGTCCGGCATCGACACGCTGCTGTCCGGCGACTTCATCGGTGCCGACGCCGGGCAAGACGATGGTCGCGCCAAGACCTTCATCGGGCTGGAAGTGCCCCCGGCGATCACCTACGGCGAACCGGGCAAGCGTTTCACCCTGCATACCCAGGACCTTGGTTCGCTGGACATCGGCTCGCCGGTCTACTACCGCAAGATCCCGGTAGGCCAAGTGGTGTCCTATGCCCTGGATGCCGACGGCAAAGGGGTGAACATCGAAATCTTCGTGCACGCGCCCAACGACACCTTCGTGACCGATAACACCCGTTTCTGGAACGCCAGCGGCATCGATTTCGACGTGGGCGCCAACGGTGTCTCGGTGCGAACCGAATCACTCTCGGCCTTGCTGCTCGGGGGCATTGCCTTCCGGGCGCCGGACTACAACCCCAACGATCAGTCCGCTGTCGAAGACAAGGCCTTTGACCTGTTCGTCGACCAGCAAAGTGCCCTCGCCCCGCCAAACGGCAAGGCACAGTTCCTGACACTGCGCTTCGATCAGGCATTGCGCGGGCTCAAGGTCGACGCACCCGTCGAATTCCTCGGCGTGGAAATCGGCAAAGTGGTCGCGGTGAACCTGGATTTCGATGAACAGCGGCGCAGCTTTCCGGTCAACGTGGGCATCGTGATTTACCCGCAACGCCTGGGCCGGGCTCACACCAAGATGCTCAAGGTGCTGGAACACAATCCCGATGACGAACAGGCCATCGGCCGCCTGATGTCCACCTTTGTGGGTAACGGTCTGCGCGCCCAGGCTCGCAACGGCAACCTGCTGACGGGCCAGTTGTACATCGCCCTGGATTTCTTCCCGAAAGCTGAAAAAGTGGCCTTTGACCCCACAGCACGCCCCATGAGCATACCGACCCTCCCGGCCAGCCTTGAGCAGCTGCAAGAGCAGTTCCAGGCCATGGTCGACAAACTCAACAAACTGCCCATCGAGCGCATCGCCAACAACCTCGACGGCAACCTCACGGAAATGCGCAAAGGCCTGAAGCAGTTCAACGCCCAGACCCTGCCCGGTGTACAAACCACCTTGCAGGACGTAAGCAAGACCCTGCAATCGGCCAGCTCGACCCTCGCCGAAGACTCGCCGCAACGTGAACAACTGACCAAGACCCTGGACGAACTCGGCCGCATGTCGCGCTCATTGCGTGAACTGTCCGACTACCTGAGCCGGCACCCCGAATCGCTGCTGCGCGGCCGTCCCAAAGACGCGTCCGCGCAGGACCTGCAACCGTCTGCGCGCAATTGA
- a CDS encoding paraquat-inducible protein A: MNTPPVASDLKLCLCHSCGKACDISDHADTCDRCDAPLHPRKINSMTRTWAYMLAALVFYIPANLLPVMNTSMLGSGSDSTIISGVLEFWEHGAWDIALIIFIASIAVPGVKFVALTLLLVTAQRRSLWARRERSKLYRFVELIGYWSMLDVLVVALVAALVKFQALGDIEPRPGILFFGLVVVFTMLSAMSYDPRLIWENQPSEEVMDEVARH, from the coding sequence ATGAACACCCCGCCAGTGGCCAGCGACCTCAAGCTTTGCCTGTGCCACAGTTGCGGGAAAGCCTGCGACATTTCCGACCACGCCGACACGTGCGACCGCTGCGACGCGCCGCTGCATCCGCGCAAAATCAATTCCATGACCCGCACCTGGGCGTACATGTTGGCGGCGCTGGTGTTCTACATACCGGCCAATCTGCTGCCGGTGATGAACACCAGCATGCTCGGCAGCGGTTCCGACAGCACCATCATCAGCGGTGTGCTGGAGTTCTGGGAGCACGGCGCCTGGGACATCGCCCTGATCATCTTCATTGCCAGCATTGCGGTGCCGGGCGTCAAGTTTGTCGCCCTCACGCTGTTGCTGGTGACTGCCCAGCGCCGCAGCCTCTGGGCGCGCCGCGAGCGTTCGAAGCTCTACCGGTTCGTCGAACTCATTGGCTACTGGTCGATGCTCGACGTGCTGGTCGTGGCCCTGGTGGCGGCGCTGGTGAAATTCCAGGCGCTGGGTGATATCGAGCCGCGTCCGGGGATTCTGTTCTTCGGTCTGGTGGTGGTGTTCACCATGCTGTCGGCCATGAGTTACGACCCGCGCCTGATCTGGGAAAACCAACCATCCGAGGAGGTCATGGATGAAGTCGCACGCCACTGA
- a CDS encoding CBS domain-containing protein, producing the protein MKTVAQLLKLKASQNQQVHTIKPDQMVLEALMKMAEKNVGALPVVENGEIVGVISERDYARKLVLKGRSSVGTPVKEIMNSPVITVDSHQTVETCMGIMTDKHLRHLPVVENGQLLGLLSIGDLVKEAIAEQAELIQQLEQYIRGE; encoded by the coding sequence ATGAAGACCGTTGCGCAATTGCTGAAACTAAAGGCCAGCCAGAACCAACAGGTTCACACCATCAAACCTGATCAGATGGTGCTCGAAGCACTGATGAAAATGGCCGAGAAAAACGTCGGTGCCCTGCCCGTCGTTGAAAATGGCGAGATCGTGGGCGTGATCAGTGAACGTGACTACGCACGTAAACTCGTACTCAAGGGCCGGTCTTCGGTCGGTACACCGGTCAAGGAAATCATGAACTCGCCCGTGATCACCGTGGACTCGCACCAAACCGTCGAGACCTGCATGGGCATCATGACCGACAAGCACCTGCGCCACTTGCCCGTGGTGGAGAACGGCCAGTTGCTGGGGCTGTTGTCCATCGGCGACCTGGTCAAGGAAGCCATTGCCGAGCAGGCCGAGCTGATTCAGCAGCTGGAGCAATACATCCGCGGCGAATAA
- a CDS encoding DNA polymerase II translates to MDLQQGFVLTRHWRDTPAGTQVEFWLATDAGPRCVRLPHQPSVAFMTAAQREQAEPLLRDERGVELRPLALLDFHHRPVLGLYCQQHRQLMHLDNVLRRAGVDVYEADIRPPERYLMERFITAPVSFSGTPDGDVLLVDAQMKPAPDYRPQLKLCSLDIETTAQGELYSIALEGCGQRQVYMLGPPNGDDSAVDFALEYCDSRTLLLKKLNEWLALHDPDAIIGWNLVQFDLRVLHEHARRLAVPLRLGRGGEEMQWREHGSGNNHYFAAAAGRLIIDGIEALRSATWSFPSFSLENVAQTLLGEGKSIDNPYQRMDEINRMFAEDKPALARYNLKDCELVTRIFAKTQLLTFLLERASVTGLPADRSGGSVAAFTHLYLPLMHRQGFVAPNLGERPPEASPGGFVMDSQPGLYESVLVLDYKSLYPSIIRTFLIDPVGLIEGLRHPDDQASVPGFRGARFSRLRHCLPAIVARVAEGRETAKREHNAPLSQALKIIMNAFYGVLGSSGCRFFDTRLASSITLRGHEIMLKTRKLIEAQGHTVIYGDTDSTFVWLRRAHGQQEAAQIGQALVAHVNQWWRSHLRDEFGLDSALELQFETHFKRFLMPTIRGAEEGSKKRYAGLVTRPDGTDEMVYKGLETVRTDWSPLARQFQQELYLRIFHRQPYQDYVRDYVRRTLAGEFDERLIYRKRLRRPLDGYQRNVPPHVRAARTADDYNDRQGRPRQYQNGGWISYVMSVAGPEPLEIRQAPIDYDHYITRQLQPVADAILPFVNDDFATLIGGQLGLF, encoded by the coding sequence GTGGATTTACAGCAAGGATTCGTCTTGACCCGGCACTGGCGCGACACGCCCGCCGGGACTCAGGTCGAGTTCTGGCTGGCGACGGATGCCGGCCCGCGTTGCGTCCGGTTGCCGCACCAGCCATCGGTAGCGTTTATGACGGCGGCGCAGCGCGAGCAGGCCGAGCCGTTGTTGCGTGACGAGCGCGGGGTCGAGCTGCGTCCGCTGGCCCTGCTGGACTTTCATCATCGCCCGGTGCTGGGCCTCTATTGCCAGCAGCACCGCCAGTTGATGCACCTGGACAACGTCTTGCGCCGGGCCGGCGTGGATGTCTACGAAGCTGATATCCGACCGCCGGAACGCTATCTGATGGAGCGTTTCATCACCGCCCCGGTGTCGTTCAGCGGTACCCCGGACGGTGACGTGCTGTTAGTCGACGCGCAGATGAAACCGGCGCCAGACTATCGGCCGCAGCTCAAGCTGTGTTCGCTGGACATCGAAACCACCGCGCAGGGCGAGCTGTACTCCATCGCGCTCGAGGGCTGTGGCCAACGGCAGGTGTACATGCTCGGGCCGCCGAACGGCGACGACAGCGCCGTGGATTTCGCGCTTGAATACTGTGATTCCCGAACCCTGTTGCTGAAAAAACTCAACGAATGGCTGGCCCTCCACGACCCCGACGCAATCATTGGCTGGAACCTGGTGCAGTTCGACCTGCGCGTGCTGCATGAACACGCCCGTCGCCTGGCAGTGCCGCTGCGTTTGGGGCGCGGTGGCGAGGAAATGCAGTGGCGCGAGCACGGTTCGGGCAATAACCACTATTTCGCGGCGGCTGCCGGCCGATTGATCATCGACGGCATCGAGGCGTTGCGCTCGGCGACCTGGAGTTTCCCCTCATTCAGCCTGGAGAACGTCGCCCAAACGTTGCTGGGTGAAGGCAAGTCGATTGATAACCCGTACCAGCGCATGGACGAAATCAACCGCATGTTTGCCGAGGACAAACCGGCTCTGGCGCGCTACAACCTCAAGGACTGCGAACTGGTGACGCGGATCTTCGCCAAGACCCAGCTGCTGACCTTCTTGCTGGAACGCGCCAGCGTCACCGGCCTGCCGGCCGACCGCAGCGGCGGCTCGGTCGCGGCGTTTACCCACCTCTATCTGCCGCTCATGCACCGCCAGGGTTTTGTGGCGCCGAACCTGGGCGAACGGCCGCCAGAAGCCAGCCCCGGCGGTTTCGTCATGGACTCGCAACCAGGGCTCTACGAATCGGTGCTGGTGCTTGATTACAAGAGCCTGTACCCGTCGATTATCCGCACCTTTCTGATTGACCCGGTGGGGCTGATCGAAGGCCTGCGCCACCCCGATGACCAGGCGTCGGTGCCGGGTTTTCGTGGGGCACGCTTTTCCCGCTTGCGCCACTGCCTGCCGGCCATCGTGGCGCGGGTGGCCGAAGGGCGCGAAACCGCCAAGCGCGAGCACAATGCGCCGTTGTCCCAGGCCCTGAAAATCATCATGAACGCCTTCTACGGCGTACTCGGTTCCAGCGGCTGCCGCTTTTTCGATACGCGGCTGGCGTCGTCGATCACCCTGCGCGGGCATGAAATCATGCTCAAGACACGCAAACTGATCGAAGCCCAGGGCCACACGGTGATCTATGGCGACACTGACTCCACCTTTGTCTGGCTGCGGCGCGCCCACGGCCAGCAGGAAGCGGCGCAGATCGGCCAGGCGCTGGTCGCCCATGTCAACCAATGGTGGCGCAGCCATTTGCGGGACGAGTTCGGGCTGGACAGCGCCCTGGAATTGCAGTTCGAAACACACTTCAAACGCTTCCTGATGCCGACCATTCGCGGCGCCGAGGAGGGCAGCAAAAAACGCTACGCCGGTCTGGTCACCCGGCCCGACGGCACTGACGAGATGGTCTACAAGGGCCTGGAAACCGTGCGCACCGATTGGTCGCCGCTGGCCCGGCAGTTCCAGCAGGAACTCTACTTGCGCATTTTTCACCGCCAGCCCTATCAGGACTATGTCCGCGACTACGTGCGCCGGACCCTGGCCGGCGAGTTCGATGAGCGATTGATTTATCGCAAGCGGCTGCGCCGGCCTCTCGATGGGTACCAGCGCAACGTGCCGCCCCACGTGCGGGCAGCAAGGACCGCCGACGACTACAACGACCGGCAGGGACGGCCCCGGCAGTACCAGAACGGTGGCTGGATCAGCTATGTCATGAGCGTTGCCGGGCCCGAACCACTGGAAATCCGCCAGGCACCCATCGACTACGACCATTACATCACCCGGCAACTGCAACCGGTGGCCGACGCCATTCTGCCGTTCGTCAACGACGACTTCGCCACGTTGATCGGCGGGCAGTTGGGGTTGTTCTAG